One Chloroflexota bacterium DNA window includes the following coding sequences:
- a CDS encoding TlpA family protein disulfide reductase, whose amino-acid sequence MRHLRWVTLCMLGMILLSACGSAANPTTPSSPVVAATATTAAIAATSVTDSGNGNQSPTVIPATVNDPEPTVVPTVANLAAWQRLPLINARTGESFTLADFYGKTIYVEPMATWCSNCRKQLTIVAETQAQLTNPDVVFIGLSVETDLAANDLAAYADEAGFDWLFAVSTPELLRELTAVFGRTITNPPATPHFIIRPDGTTTELSTGIEPSDVLLSALQAAGATAP is encoded by the coding sequence ATGCGCCATCTACGTTGGGTCACGCTCTGTATGCTTGGTATGATTTTGCTGTCGGCCTGTGGGAGTGCAGCCAATCCTACTACCCCATCATCACCTGTGGTTGCGGCTACTGCTACCACCGCCGCAATTGCGGCCACCAGTGTCACCGATTCAGGCAATGGCAACCAGTCACCAACGGTAATTCCAGCAACAGTTAATGACCCTGAACCAACGGTTGTACCAACAGTCGCGAATCTTGCAGCTTGGCAAAGATTGCCATTAATTAATGCGCGAACTGGTGAATCGTTTACCCTCGCAGATTTTTATGGCAAGACCATCTACGTTGAGCCAATGGCAACGTGGTGCAGCAATTGTCGTAAACAACTTACGATTGTGGCTGAAACTCAGGCCCAACTGACTAATCCCGATGTTGTATTTATTGGGCTAAGTGTTGAAACCGATCTTGCGGCAAATGATCTTGCAGCCTATGCTGATGAAGCTGGGTTTGATTGGCTTTTTGCCGTGAGCACTCCCGAGCTGTTGCGCGAATTAACCGCAGTCTTTGGTCGAACCATCACCAATCCTCCAGCAACGCCACATTTTATTATTCGCCCTGATGGAACGACGACTGAACTCAGCACTGGAATCGAACCAAGCGATGTGTTACTCAGTGCGCTTCAAGCAGCAGGAGCAACCGCACCATGA
- a CDS encoding YkgJ family cysteine cluster protein: MSLALNVLNQSQPSCAGCGGLCCRSFVLPIDTPETREDFDVLRWLVLHRGVKCLVKQSIWELEIALPCEHLQEDSRCGIYMQRPNVCVEYEVATCERHQPPHFEAVIDNEHALRAWVFSRYGMYPDDPDFPYGEQTIRVGLF; the protein is encoded by the coding sequence ATGTCGCTTGCCTTGAATGTGCTCAACCAAAGCCAGCCAAGTTGTGCTGGTTGTGGTGGTTTATGTTGCCGCTCGTTTGTCTTGCCAATTGATACCCCCGAAACCCGTGAGGATTTTGATGTGTTGCGCTGGTTGGTGCTACATCGTGGGGTCAAATGCTTAGTCAAGCAATCAATCTGGGAATTGGAAATTGCCCTGCCATGTGAACATTTGCAGGAAGATAGCCGCTGTGGGATTTATATGCAGCGCCCGAATGTTTGTGTTGAGTATGAAGTCGCAACCTGTGAGCGCCATCAGCCACCGCATTTCGAGGCCGTAATCGATAACGAACATGCTTTGCGGGCTTGGGTTTTCTCGCGCTACGGCATGTATCCCGATGACCCTGATTTTCCCTATGGCGAGCAAACGATTCGGGTTGGTTTGTTTTAA